A genomic segment from Myxococcota bacterium encodes:
- a CDS encoding DUF3604 domain-containing protein codes for MRIVARVAIAVVVLAVAFLYLVGTGRFGRLVHAGSPTAAARPAAVVTARIEAQQASARGVGARDDDGQIVFGDLHVHTGFSNDAFLLGLPGMVGEGASTVSDACDFARFCSALDFFSINDHAEASTPRKWRETIDAIRQCDAVARAGDAPDLVPFLGWEWTQMGTSRENHFGHRNVVLRDLDDASIPARPISASSPANFFERARPGPLQVGLFPFVAGWEYNDLIAFNREVAATPACPSDVPERELPLDCRESAADPAELFAKLDDWNVPSLVVPHGTTWGMYTPQGASWDKQVAAHFRDPSRQRLVEVYSGHGNSEELRRWKEVDLDADGRASCPEATRDYLPGCQRAGELVRARCIEAGETDAVCDERAADARRYYAEAGSAAGHLAVPGARPDEWLDAGQCRDCFQPAFNYRPRGSVQYMLALRDFEGGDAHGGLDRFRFGFIGSSDTHTARAGTGYKEVARLRMTDAAMQASTKRLARPSTERPPEARPVDLATANPVSWLEGERSGSFFVTGGLAAVHARSRERGDVFDAMMRRETYATSGPRILLWFDLVNAPDAGARVPMGGHVAMGRAPRFEVRAVGSFEQAPGCPEHVLADLGADRALRLCANECYNPTDVRRPITRIEVVRIRPQQRPGEDPTALVEDPWRVLPCDGDAAGCRVRFGDPEFASAARDALYYVRAIEAPSPVVDAGGLRCDVDEAGRCTGVHACGMDPADDCLAPSEQRAWSSPIYVDYAAPPPWPTSDAPDEVL; via the coding sequence ATGCGAATCGTCGCGCGCGTCGCGATCGCCGTCGTCGTCCTGGCGGTCGCGTTCCTCTACCTCGTCGGAACCGGGCGCTTCGGACGGCTCGTGCACGCGGGCTCGCCCACGGCGGCCGCGCGGCCCGCCGCCGTCGTCACCGCGCGCATCGAAGCGCAGCAGGCGAGCGCGCGCGGCGTCGGCGCGCGAGACGACGACGGCCAGATCGTCTTCGGTGACCTCCACGTCCACACGGGCTTCTCGAACGACGCGTTCCTGCTCGGGCTGCCGGGCATGGTCGGCGAGGGCGCGAGCACCGTGTCCGACGCCTGCGACTTCGCGCGCTTCTGCTCGGCGCTCGACTTCTTCTCGATCAACGATCACGCGGAGGCCTCGACGCCGCGCAAGTGGCGCGAGACGATCGACGCGATCCGCCAGTGCGACGCCGTCGCGCGCGCCGGCGACGCCCCCGACCTCGTTCCGTTCCTCGGCTGGGAGTGGACGCAGATGGGGACGTCGCGCGAGAACCACTTCGGCCACCGCAACGTCGTGCTGCGCGACCTCGACGACGCGTCGATCCCCGCGCGCCCGATCTCGGCGAGCTCGCCCGCGAACTTCTTCGAGCGCGCGCGGCCCGGGCCGCTGCAGGTCGGCCTCTTCCCGTTCGTCGCGGGCTGGGAGTACAACGACCTGATCGCGTTCAACCGCGAGGTGGCCGCGACGCCCGCGTGCCCGAGCGACGTGCCCGAGCGCGAGCTCCCGCTCGACTGCCGCGAGTCCGCCGCCGACCCGGCCGAGCTGTTCGCGAAGCTCGACGACTGGAACGTGCCGTCGCTCGTCGTCCCGCATGGCACGACGTGGGGCATGTACACGCCGCAGGGCGCGAGCTGGGACAAGCAGGTCGCCGCGCACTTCCGCGACCCGTCGCGCCAGCGCCTCGTCGAGGTGTACTCCGGGCACGGCAACTCGGAGGAGCTGCGTCGGTGGAAGGAGGTCGACCTCGACGCCGACGGTCGCGCGTCGTGCCCCGAAGCGACGCGCGACTACCTCCCCGGCTGCCAGCGCGCGGGCGAGCTCGTGCGCGCGCGCTGCATCGAGGCGGGCGAGACCGACGCCGTGTGCGACGAGCGCGCCGCCGACGCGCGCCGCTACTACGCCGAGGCCGGCAGCGCGGCCGGCCACCTCGCGGTTCCCGGCGCCCGCCCGGACGAGTGGCTCGACGCCGGCCAGTGTCGCGACTGCTTCCAGCCCGCGTTCAACTATCGACCGCGCGGCTCCGTGCAGTACATGCTCGCGCTGCGCGACTTCGAGGGCGGCGACGCGCACGGCGGACTCGACCGCTTCCGCTTCGGCTTCATCGGCTCGAGCGACACGCACACCGCGCGCGCGGGCACGGGCTACAAGGAGGTCGCGCGGCTGCGCATGACGGACGCCGCGATGCAGGCGTCGACGAAGCGGCTCGCGCGCCCGTCGACGGAGCGCCCGCCCGAGGCGCGCCCGGTCGACCTCGCCACCGCGAACCCCGTGAGCTGGCTCGAGGGCGAGCGCTCGGGCTCGTTCTTCGTGACGGGGGGGCTCGCCGCCGTGCACGCGCGCTCGCGCGAACGCGGCGACGTCTTCGACGCGATGATGCGGCGCGAGACGTACGCGACGAGCGGCCCGCGCATCCTGCTCTGGTTCGACCTCGTGAACGCGCCGGACGCGGGCGCGCGCGTGCCGATGGGCGGGCACGTCGCGATGGGCCGCGCGCCGCGCTTCGAGGTGCGCGCGGTCGGCTCGTTCGAGCAGGCCCCCGGCTGCCCCGAGCACGTGCTCGCCGACCTCGGCGCCGACCGCGCGCTGCGCCTGTGCGCGAACGAGTGTTACAACCCGACCGACGTGCGCCGGCCCATCACGCGCATCGAGGTCGTGCGCATCCGCCCGCAGCAGCGCCCCGGCGAGGACCCGACCGCGCTCGTCGAGGATCCGTGGCGCGTGCTGCCGTGCGACGGCGACGCGGCCGGCTGCCGCGTGCGCTTCGGCGACCCCGAGTTCGCGAGCGCCGCCCGCGACGCGCTCTACTACGTGCGCGCGATCGAGGCGCCGAGCCCGGTCGTCGACGCGGGCGGTCTGCGCTGCGACGTCGACGAGGCCGGCCGCTGCACCGGCGTGCACGCGTGCGGCATGGATCCCGCCGACGACTGCCTCGCGCCGAGCGAGCAGCGCGCGTGGTCCTCGCCCATCTACGTCGACTATGCTGCGCCGCCCCCGTGGCCGACGTCGGACGCTCCCGACGAGGTCCTCTAG
- a CDS encoding nuclear transport factor 2 family protein has translation MTTEGDAASVARRLIDCVTRGDLDGVDALYHDDIRCWRNLDGRELVKKQALKIVRFLGTLQGLRYDDVRIAPTPGGFVQQHTLCCTGPKGEDVRVPACLVARVDGGRIVRIDEYVDSAAMAPLMG, from the coding sequence ATGACGACCGAGGGCGACGCCGCCTCCGTGGCGCGACGGCTGATCGACTGCGTGACGCGCGGCGACCTCGACGGCGTCGACGCACTCTATCACGACGACATCCGCTGCTGGCGCAACCTCGACGGGCGCGAGCTCGTCAAGAAGCAGGCGCTCAAGATCGTGCGCTTCCTCGGCACGCTGCAGGGGCTCCGCTACGACGACGTGCGCATCGCACCGACGCCCGGCGGCTTCGTGCAGCAGCACACGCTGTGCTGCACCGGACCGAAGGGCGAGGACGTGCGCGTGCCCGCGTGCCTCGTCGCGCGCGTCGACGGTGGGCGCATCGTGCGCATCGACGAGTACGTCGACTCGGCGGCGATGGCGCCGCTCATGGGCTGA
- a CDS encoding CoA transferase, whose protein sequence is MPGPLDGIRILDTTAMFSGPLATMILGDQGADVVKIEVPGGTGDTMRVSGISRGGIAATFHAVNRNKRSIVVDLRDPRGVDVVHRLADGADVFVENYRPGVADRLGIGADALRARNPRLVYVSLSAWGDSGPLARRPAFDSILQATAGYAASQAGDDGRPELVHNSVVDKVTGLVASQAITAALLARERGAGGQHVRLNMLDTGVAFLWIDVMQHRTFVGDERTAKNAWLRLLRTRDGWVMISLVQDAMFAACARALDDEALARDPRFARAAERMTHLGALCDELEARTAGATTAALCARLRDHDVPHAPVTALEEVEALDQVRWNETLLVSDHPASGRVRHARPVARFEATPASVRRLAPALGEHTDEVLREIGIGAEAVAALRRDGVVA, encoded by the coding sequence GTGCCCGGCCCGCTCGACGGCATCCGCATCCTCGACACGACGGCGATGTTCTCGGGCCCGCTCGCCACGATGATCCTCGGCGACCAGGGCGCCGACGTCGTCAAGATCGAGGTGCCCGGCGGCACGGGCGACACGATGCGCGTCTCGGGCATCTCGCGCGGCGGCATCGCCGCGACCTTCCACGCCGTCAACCGCAACAAGCGATCGATCGTCGTCGACCTGCGCGATCCGCGCGGCGTCGACGTCGTCCACCGTCTGGCCGACGGCGCCGACGTGTTCGTCGAGAACTATCGACCCGGCGTCGCCGACCGCCTCGGCATCGGCGCGGACGCGCTGCGCGCGCGCAACCCGCGCCTCGTCTACGTGTCGCTTTCGGCGTGGGGCGACAGCGGGCCGCTCGCGCGGCGCCCGGCCTTCGACAGCATCCTGCAGGCGACGGCGGGCTACGCGGCGAGCCAGGCCGGCGACGACGGGCGCCCCGAGCTCGTGCACAACTCCGTGGTCGACAAGGTGACGGGCCTCGTCGCCTCGCAGGCGATCACGGCCGCGCTGCTCGCGCGCGAACGAGGCGCGGGCGGCCAGCACGTGCGCCTCAACATGCTCGACACGGGCGTCGCGTTCCTGTGGATCGACGTCATGCAGCACCGCACGTTCGTCGGCGACGAGCGCACGGCGAAGAACGCCTGGCTGCGCCTGCTCCGCACGCGGGACGGCTGGGTCATGATCTCGCTCGTGCAGGACGCGATGTTCGCGGCGTGCGCGCGCGCGCTCGACGACGAGGCGCTCGCGCGCGACCCGCGCTTCGCGCGCGCGGCCGAGCGCATGACGCACCTCGGCGCGCTCTGCGACGAGCTCGAGGCGCGCACCGCGGGCGCGACGACGGCCGCGCTCTGCGCCCGCCTTCGCGACCACGACGTCCCGCACGCGCCGGTGACCGCGCTCGAGGAGGTCGAGGCGCTCGACCAGGTGCGGTGGAACGAGACGCTGCTGGTGAGCGACCACCCGGCATCGGGCCGCGTGCGTCACGCGCGACCGGTCGCGCGCTTCGAGGCGACGCCCGCGAGCGTCCGGCGGCTCGCGCCCGCGCTCGGCGAGCACACCGACGAGGTGCTGCGCGAGATCGGGATCGGCGCCGAGGCGGTCGCCGCGCTGCGGAGGGACGGCGTCGTCGCGTGA
- the surE gene encoding 5'/3'-nucleotidase SurE, whose protein sequence is MTECIDAGASRSRSHRRRLTIAAALALAFAAVACASPGPRTGAAAPRGSLLVLLTNDDGYLSPGIRAVREALEAAGHDVVMVAPLENRSGAGSSTTTGGTLELREQGPKTWSVGGTPADSVRVGLDVVLRGRTPDLVVSGANFGQNVGPSTLASGTVGAALTAMQAGIPSIAVSVAIDPEEARAEPRFASTLAAFDDAAALVVRLVRRLDASRADDGSLLPPFASLNLNYPAREASAVAGLAWAAIGRSEGFRFGYERQEGAADTLRVVFRPTNDGESVARADTALLARGYATLTVLDGDLAAPDEVREPVRLRLEGIAP, encoded by the coding sequence ATGACCGAATGCATCGACGCCGGAGCGAGCCGCTCGCGGTCGCACCGGCGTCGCCTAACGATCGCTGCGGCGCTCGCGCTCGCGTTTGCCGCGGTGGCGTGCGCCTCGCCGGGCCCGCGCACCGGTGCCGCCGCGCCGCGCGGCTCGCTGCTCGTCCTGCTCACGAACGACGACGGCTACCTCTCGCCCGGCATCCGCGCCGTGCGCGAGGCGCTCGAGGCCGCCGGCCACGACGTCGTGATGGTCGCGCCGCTCGAGAACCGCAGCGGCGCCGGCTCGAGCACGACGACGGGCGGCACGCTCGAGCTGCGCGAGCAGGGCCCGAAGACCTGGTCGGTCGGCGGCACGCCCGCCGACTCGGTGCGCGTCGGCCTCGACGTCGTCCTGCGCGGCCGCACGCCCGACCTCGTCGTCTCGGGAGCGAACTTCGGCCAGAACGTCGGGCCGTCGACGCTCGCCTCGGGAACGGTCGGCGCCGCGCTGACGGCGATGCAGGCCGGGATCCCGTCGATCGCCGTCAGCGTCGCGATCGATCCCGAAGAGGCGCGCGCCGAGCCGCGCTTCGCGAGCACGCTCGCCGCGTTCGACGACGCCGCCGCGCTCGTCGTCCGCCTCGTGCGCAGGCTCGACGCGTCGCGCGCCGACGACGGGTCGCTCCTTCCGCCCTTCGCGTCGCTGAACCTCAACTACCCGGCGCGCGAAGCGTCCGCGGTGGCGGGCCTCGCATGGGCGGCGATCGGTCGCAGCGAGGGCTTCCGCTTCGGCTACGAGCGACAGGAAGGCGCGGCCGACACGCTGCGCGTCGTGTTCCGCCCGACGAACGACGGAGAGTCCGTCGCGCGCGCCGACACCGCGCTCCTCGCCCGCGGCTATGCGACGCTCACCGTCCTCGACGGCGACCTCGCCGCGCCCGACGAGGTGCGCGAGCCGGTGCGACTCCGACTCGAAGGCATCGCGCCCTAG
- a CDS encoding LLM class F420-dependent oxidoreductase yields MKLGIQIQWDEKTLRIPLERIRYVESLGYDSVWSAEAYGSDAITPLAFLAAHTTRIRLGSAITQVDARTPASTAMSFATLDALAPGRAICGLGLSGPQIVEGWYGRPWGSPVHKLRDTVEIIRKVWKREGPVRHDGRQIQLPYAGPDASGMGKPLKSILHANPDIPIWLGTGGDATVRLTAELADGWLPFGFRPGAMERFRPLLEEGFARAGGGKSLADFEIQAGCSVEITNDVKAALAAQKPFIALYVGGMGHEKMNFHKQRMEREGWPEAAQRIQELFLAGQRQEAIEAVPDDYVDEGGLIGPVDRIKQLYRDRWEGCGATGLTVRARQDEALALMADLAGARDAV; encoded by the coding sequence ATGAAGCTCGGCATCCAGATCCAGTGGGACGAGAAGACGCTTCGCATCCCGCTCGAGCGCATTCGCTATGTCGAGTCGCTCGGCTACGACTCCGTGTGGTCGGCCGAAGCCTACGGCTCCGATGCGATCACGCCGCTCGCGTTCCTCGCCGCGCACACGACGCGCATCCGGCTCGGCAGCGCGATCACGCAGGTCGACGCGCGCACGCCGGCCTCGACCGCGATGTCCTTCGCGACGCTCGACGCGCTCGCGCCGGGACGCGCGATCTGCGGCCTCGGGCTCTCGGGCCCGCAGATCGTCGAGGGCTGGTACGGACGGCCGTGGGGCAGCCCGGTGCACAAGCTGCGCGACACGGTCGAGATCATCCGCAAGGTCTGGAAGCGCGAAGGCCCCGTGCGCCACGACGGCAGGCAGATCCAGCTTCCCTATGCGGGCCCCGACGCATCGGGCATGGGCAAGCCGCTCAAGTCGATCCTGCACGCGAACCCGGACATCCCGATCTGGCTCGGCACGGGCGGCGACGCCACGGTGCGCCTCACCGCCGAGCTCGCGGACGGCTGGCTCCCGTTCGGCTTCCGGCCCGGCGCGATGGAGCGCTTCCGCCCGCTCCTCGAGGAGGGCTTCGCGCGCGCGGGCGGCGGCAAGTCGCTCGCCGACTTCGAGATCCAGGCGGGCTGCTCGGTCGAGATCACGAACGACGTGAAGGCCGCGCTCGCCGCGCAGAAGCCGTTCATCGCGCTCTACGTCGGCGGCATGGGGCACGAGAAGATGAACTTCCACAAGCAGCGCATGGAGCGCGAGGGCTGGCCCGAAGCGGCGCAGCGCATCCAGGAGCTCTTCCTCGCGGGCCAGCGACAGGAGGCGATCGAGGCGGTGCCCGACGACTACGTCGACGAAGGCGGCCTGATCGGTCCGGTCGATCGCATCAAGCAGCTCTATCGCGATCGCTGGGAGGGCTGCGGCGCGACGGGTCTCACCGTGCGCGCGCGCCAGGACGAGGCGCTCGCCCTCATGGCCGACCTCGCGGGCGCCCGCGACGCCGTCTGA
- a CDS encoding SDR family oxidoreductase, translated as MPGQLEGRVALVTGGSRGIGAAIARRFAAEGAAVAVTARSLDTNPDHLPGNLADVVADIEARGGRAFAVRADLSDRDSRLRIVPQVREALGEVDVLVNNAAASLYRPFDRLSHRSRAIAFEINCHAPWDLCEQVVPAMRERGRGWIVNVSTDVARAPDGPPYPAFHESGGVLAYATSKAALNRLTVGLAAELFRDGIAVNAIEPVAIVMTPGVAAQDLPLEGHVVEPVEAMAEAALAMCTEPASARTGLVVKATPFLESIGRAVRALDGGAFRAEG; from the coding sequence GTGCCGGGGCAGCTCGAGGGCAGGGTCGCGCTCGTGACCGGCGGGAGCCGCGGCATCGGCGCGGCCATCGCGCGGCGCTTCGCGGCCGAGGGCGCCGCCGTCGCCGTCACCGCGCGCAGCCTCGACACGAACCCCGATCACCTTCCCGGCAACCTCGCCGACGTCGTCGCGGACATCGAGGCGCGCGGCGGCCGCGCGTTCGCCGTGCGGGCCGACCTCTCCGATCGCGACTCGCGCCTGCGCATCGTGCCGCAGGTGCGCGAGGCGCTCGGCGAGGTGGACGTGCTCGTGAACAACGCGGCGGCCTCGCTCTATCGCCCGTTCGACCGCCTCTCGCATCGCTCGCGCGCGATCGCGTTCGAGATCAACTGCCACGCGCCGTGGGATCTGTGCGAGCAGGTCGTGCCCGCGATGCGCGAGCGCGGCCGCGGCTGGATCGTCAACGTGTCGACGGACGTCGCGCGCGCGCCCGACGGCCCGCCGTATCCCGCGTTCCACGAGAGCGGCGGCGTGCTCGCGTACGCGACGAGCAAGGCCGCGCTCAACCGGCTGACCGTCGGGCTCGCGGCGGAGCTCTTTCGCGACGGCATCGCCGTCAACGCGATCGAGCCGGTCGCGATCGTGATGACGCCGGGCGTCGCCGCGCAGGATCTCCCGCTCGAGGGCCACGTCGTCGAGCCCGTCGAGGCGATGGCGGAGGCCGCGCTCGCGATGTGCACGGAGCCCGCGAGCGCGCGAACCGGGCTCGTCGTGAAGGCGACGCCGTTCCTCGAATCGATCGGGCGCGCGGTGCGCGCGCTCGACGGCGGCGCGTTCCGCGCGGAGGGCTGA
- a CDS encoding LLM class F420-dependent oxidoreductase: MTIPLEKVPLVAQREWVQETERLGFQDVWSSEATQFDGFTPLALASQWVSTQRLGCAAFPVQTRGPGLLAQSAATMTHAAPGRFVLGLCGSSEPIVSWWNARPFERPYYHVRDTIRFLRRAWTGELLTEDFGSFAVRYYKQRILPVEPPRILVAGLRQGMIELGAREADGVILNMMSPEDVAKVVPLVKAHGADKEVALRVTMCPTDDYARGMAVAKGWSVGYVTVSTYRAQQEWLGRGDMIAETNARWAKGDRKGAFEALPDEMVQTGWFVGTRAECRARLDAYAKAGLDTIILSYLEAVSDPWDVVRDLAPPAPGAD, encoded by the coding sequence ATGACGATCCCGCTCGAGAAGGTGCCGCTCGTCGCGCAGCGCGAGTGGGTGCAGGAGACGGAGCGGCTCGGCTTCCAGGACGTGTGGTCGAGCGAGGCGACGCAGTTCGACGGCTTCACGCCGCTCGCACTCGCGTCGCAGTGGGTGTCGACGCAGCGGCTCGGCTGCGCGGCCTTCCCGGTGCAGACGCGCGGCCCGGGCCTGCTCGCGCAGAGCGCGGCGACGATGACCCACGCGGCGCCCGGGCGCTTCGTGCTCGGGCTGTGCGGCTCGTCCGAGCCGATCGTGTCGTGGTGGAACGCGCGCCCGTTCGAGCGCCCGTACTACCACGTGCGCGACACGATCCGCTTCCTGCGCCGCGCGTGGACGGGCGAGCTCCTGACCGAGGACTTCGGGAGCTTCGCGGTCCGGTACTACAAGCAGCGCATCCTGCCGGTCGAGCCGCCGCGCATCCTCGTCGCGGGCCTGCGGCAGGGGATGATCGAGCTCGGCGCGCGCGAGGCCGACGGCGTCATCCTCAACATGATGTCGCCCGAGGACGTCGCGAAGGTGGTGCCGCTCGTGAAGGCGCACGGCGCGGACAAGGAGGTCGCGCTGCGCGTGACGATGTGTCCGACCGACGACTACGCGCGCGGCATGGCCGTCGCGAAGGGTTGGTCGGTCGGGTACGTCACGGTCTCGACCTATCGCGCGCAGCAGGAGTGGCTCGGCCGCGGCGACATGATCGCCGAGACGAACGCGCGCTGGGCGAAGGGCGACCGCAAGGGCGCGTTCGAGGCGCTGCCGGACGAGATGGTGCAGACGGGCTGGTTCGTCGGCACGCGCGCCGAGTGCCGCGCGCGCCTCGACGCCTACGCGAAGGCGGGCCTCGACACGATCATCCTCTCCTACCTCGAGGCGGTGAGCGACCCGTGGGACGTCGTCCGCGACCTCGCACCGCCGGCGCCCGGCGCCGACTAA
- a CDS encoding alcohol dehydrogenase catalytic domain-containing protein: MRAVRRTEAGIEVVDVPAPLAGEGVRVRVRAVGICQTDVNLARLGPLPQTLGHEFAGELADGTPVGVEPLVPCGACEPCRRGDYQWCERGFAMIAGIGFDGGMADEVVLPARCLVALPRGLEARDACLIEPLAVNLHSLALARFEPAQRVCVVGAGITGFGLLAAAAAKDRGARVDFEPAGDSGGGAMRDAACAAAAALGVGTAPEGAYDLVIEGDGDESSIARAVERCRPGATLLLVAGYYSDKTFPTVPCAMKELHMVWGTLYGHHAAGRAVESAAALLARTPAIARALVTHRMPLDAARDAFALVESDAPSLKVVLEP, encoded by the coding sequence GTGCGAGCCGTCCGCCGCACCGAGGCCGGCATCGAGGTCGTCGACGTCCCCGCGCCCCTCGCGGGCGAGGGCGTCCGCGTGCGCGTCCGCGCCGTCGGCATCTGCCAGACGGACGTGAACCTCGCGCGCCTCGGGCCGCTGCCGCAGACGCTCGGCCACGAGTTCGCGGGCGAGCTCGCGGACGGCACGCCCGTCGGCGTCGAGCCGCTCGTCCCGTGCGGCGCCTGCGAGCCCTGTCGCCGGGGCGACTACCAGTGGTGCGAGCGCGGCTTCGCGATGATCGCCGGCATCGGCTTCGACGGCGGCATGGCCGACGAGGTCGTCCTTCCCGCGCGCTGCCTCGTCGCGCTGCCGCGCGGCCTCGAGGCGCGCGACGCGTGCCTGATCGAGCCGCTCGCCGTGAACCTGCACTCGCTCGCGCTCGCGCGCTTCGAGCCCGCGCAGCGCGTGTGCGTCGTGGGCGCCGGCATCACGGGCTTCGGCCTGCTCGCGGCGGCCGCCGCGAAGGACCGCGGCGCGCGCGTCGACTTCGAGCCCGCCGGCGACTCGGGCGGCGGGGCGATGCGCGACGCGGCGTGCGCGGCCGCCGCGGCGCTCGGCGTCGGCACGGCGCCCGAAGGCGCGTACGACCTCGTGATCGAGGGCGACGGCGACGAGTCGTCGATCGCGCGCGCCGTCGAGCGCTGCCGGCCCGGCGCGACGCTGCTGCTCGTCGCCGGCTACTACTCCGACAAGACGTTCCCGACCGTGCCGTGCGCGATGAAGGAGCTGCACATGGTCTGGGGCACGCTCTACGGCCATCACGCCGCGGGCCGCGCGGTCGAATCCGCCGCGGCGCTGCTCGCGCGCACGCCTGCGATCGCGCGCGCGCTCGTCACGCACCGCATGCCGCTCGACGCCGCGCGCGACGCGTTCGCGCTCGTCGAGAGCGACGCGCCGAGCCTCAAGGTCGTGCTCGAGCCGTGA
- a CDS encoding alpha/beta hydrolase yields the protein MSARDTSDARDARSAREVREDALAPLVSLVRRGDDWAHPDPGGEVTVYVKGFLARGEEPDHFEGWLASHGEAATRCRWSPDALGYRWPSGRVGPPPVPLASAAKIAVDVVRSLSKARRFHVGAAVAMTAGEELARLALRFVGEYRAAERAAAERADALAAALGALAERHARVRVVAHSLGARHAIEAIASLPASARPHEVHLCAPACREDDVASALGSLARERAHVYFAPGDLVLRTGFALLSGGAAIGAAGLARAHPGLEAWDVSQHFEFWVHGQYQRAFGAMAR from the coding sequence GTGAGCGCGCGCGACACGAGCGACGCGCGCGACGCGCGCTCGGCGCGCGAGGTGCGAGAGGACGCGCTCGCTCCGCTCGTGTCGCTCGTGCGGAGGGGCGACGACTGGGCGCACCCCGACCCGGGCGGCGAGGTCACCGTCTACGTGAAGGGCTTCCTCGCGCGCGGCGAGGAGCCCGACCACTTCGAAGGCTGGCTCGCGAGCCACGGCGAGGCCGCGACGCGCTGTCGGTGGTCGCCCGATGCGCTCGGCTATCGCTGGCCCTCGGGCCGCGTCGGCCCGCCGCCCGTCCCGCTGGCATCCGCCGCGAAGATCGCCGTCGACGTCGTGCGCAGCCTGTCGAAGGCGCGGCGCTTCCACGTCGGCGCGGCCGTCGCGATGACCGCGGGCGAGGAGCTCGCGCGCCTCGCGCTGCGCTTCGTCGGCGAGTACCGCGCCGCGGAGCGCGCGGCCGCCGAGCGCGCCGACGCGCTCGCTGCGGCGCTCGGCGCGCTCGCCGAGCGGCACGCGCGCGTGCGCGTCGTCGCGCACTCGCTCGGTGCGCGCCACGCGATCGAGGCCATCGCGAGCCTGCCCGCGAGCGCCCGCCCGCACGAGGTGCACCTGTGCGCGCCCGCGTGTCGCGAGGACGACGTCGCCTCCGCGCTCGGGTCGCTCGCGCGCGAGCGCGCGCACGTCTACTTCGCACCCGGCGACCTCGTGCTGCGCACGGGCTTCGCGCTCCTCTCGGGCGGCGCGGCCATCGGCGCCGCGGGCCTCGCGCGCGCGCACCCGGGCCTCGAGGCCTGGGACGTCTCCCAGCACTTCGAGTTCTGGGTCCACGGCCAGTACCAGCGCGCGTTCGGCGCGATGGCGCGGTAG
- a CDS encoding DUF4336 domain-containing protein, whose protein sequence is MSDRTSLSDRMLKRAVPRPVPGFAPEPVALGDGLFALDRRLRHFGVALLPTRTTIARLADGALVVISPPPLADGATRRAIDALGRVAWIVAPSSFHYLYAGDFARHYPDARLVGAPGLGARAPGLALDAELVAPPAAWSGVLDTALLRAPRGVAEVLFFHAPSRALVLTDLAFHVTHYPRALDRLVWRLSGIPRGFGPGRTTRGLLLGDRAAAREALRRALAWPFERIVVAHGEVLEHGARAAFERAFAAWLED, encoded by the coding sequence ATGTCCGACCGCACCTCGCTCTCCGATCGCATGCTGAAGCGCGCCGTGCCGCGGCCCGTTCCCGGGTTCGCGCCGGAGCCCGTCGCGCTCGGCGACGGCCTCTTCGCGCTCGACCGGCGGCTGCGGCACTTCGGTGTCGCGCTGCTGCCGACGCGCACGACGATCGCGCGGCTCGCGGACGGCGCGCTCGTCGTGATCTCGCCCCCGCCGCTCGCCGACGGCGCGACGCGACGCGCGATCGACGCGCTCGGGCGCGTCGCGTGGATCGTGGCGCCGAGCTCGTTCCACTACCTCTACGCCGGCGACTTCGCGCGCCACTACCCGGATGCGCGGCTCGTCGGTGCGCCCGGGCTCGGCGCGCGCGCGCCCGGGCTCGCACTCGACGCGGAGCTCGTCGCGCCGCCCGCCGCGTGGTCGGGCGTGCTCGACACGGCGCTGCTGCGCGCGCCGCGCGGCGTCGCCGAAGTGCTCTTCTTCCACGCGCCGTCGCGCGCGCTCGTGCTGACCGACCTGGCCTTCCACGTGACGCACTACCCGCGCGCGCTCGATCGCCTCGTCTGGCGGCTCTCCGGCATCCCGCGCGGCTTCGGCCCGGGTCGGACGACGCGAGGCCTCCTGCTCGGCGATCGCGCCGCCGCGCGCGAAGCGCTGCGGCGCGCGCTCGCGTGGCCGTTCGAGCGCATCGTCGTCGCACACGGCGAGGTGCTCGAGCACGGCGCGCGCGCGGCATTCGAGCGCGCGTTCGCGGCGTGGCTCGAGGACTAA